Proteins from a genomic interval of Ferviditalea candida:
- a CDS encoding 5-carboxymethyl-2-hydroxymuconate Delta-isomerase, with protein MPHFILEYTDNIKEEANIPGLLEKVNKVLLAHSDIFPVGGIRLRAIELHDYRIADGAEDDAFVHAALKIGSGRSEADKKAACDEIFEVIKAHFADLFAKRYLALSMELSEFTTATYKHNNIHTRFKK; from the coding sequence ATGCCGCATTTCATCCTGGAGTATACCGATAATATTAAGGAAGAGGCGAACATACCCGGTCTGCTTGAGAAGGTCAACAAGGTTCTGCTTGCGCACAGCGATATTTTTCCGGTCGGAGGCATCCGCTTGAGAGCGATTGAACTGCACGATTACCGGATTGCCGACGGCGCGGAGGACGATGCATTCGTCCATGCGGCTTTAAAGATCGGCTCAGGCCGGTCGGAGGCCGATAAAAAAGCGGCCTGTGATGAAATATTCGAAGTGATCAAAGCGCATTTCGCCGATCTGTTTGCCAAGCGCTACCTGGCTTTGTCAATGGAATTAAGCGAATTCACTACGGCGACCTACAAGCATAACAATATTCATACCCGGTTCAAAAAATAG